One genomic region from Halobacteriovorax vibrionivorans encodes:
- a CDS encoding SulP family inorganic anion transporter: MSADKIKHSEDVSASLKNKFVQLIVKKPENLKNDFLSGLTVALALVPEAIAFAFVAGVHPKVGLYAAFMMGLLASIFGGRPGMITGATGAVAVIFAPLVYKVMEMSKSQGMTFDAAMDNALNYLFAAVILMGMIQIICGILKLGKFIRLVPHPVMLGFVNGLAIIIFKAQFSQFTMGGELLPSPQLMTMCGLIALTMGVSVFLPKLTKAIPATLAGIVLSTVIGYFLNEANPGLVRTVLDFVQDQDKSITTIAAGLPSFRIPYVPFTMDAFTFILPYAVLAAAVGLIESLMTLQLVDELTDTRGKGNRECIGQGIGNFVNGFFGGMGGCAMIGQSMINIRGGGRGRFSGITAAILLLLFVLFGAPLIEMIPLGALVGVMFMVVIGTFEWSSLRLFKKIPMSDLFVIILVSVVTILTDLAVAVAVGIIVSALVFAWEHGKTMHAKREDKKEGTFYELEGPLFFGSVTSFKDLFEFKEDKEHVYIDFDNSKVWDHSGIEALQNITERYEQVGKKLHLLNLSKDCQLLLDKASNIVELSVIDDLSTHIADDRLDD; the protein is encoded by the coding sequence ATGTCAGCTGATAAAATCAAGCATAGTGAAGATGTAAGTGCTTCACTGAAGAACAAATTTGTTCAATTAATTGTAAAGAAACCAGAAAACCTCAAAAACGACTTCCTTTCAGGATTAACTGTTGCCTTAGCACTAGTTCCTGAAGCGATTGCCTTTGCCTTTGTTGCAGGAGTGCATCCGAAAGTAGGTCTTTACGCAGCTTTCATGATGGGATTACTCGCTTCGATTTTTGGTGGTAGACCAGGAATGATCACAGGTGCAACAGGAGCAGTTGCTGTTATCTTTGCACCACTCGTATATAAAGTAATGGAAATGAGTAAGTCACAAGGTATGACGTTTGATGCGGCCATGGATAATGCGCTAAACTACCTTTTTGCTGCCGTTATTTTAATGGGAATGATTCAAATCATTTGTGGGATATTAAAACTTGGTAAGTTCATTCGCCTTGTACCACATCCTGTTATGCTGGGTTTTGTAAATGGTCTAGCGATTATTATCTTTAAGGCGCAATTTAGTCAGTTTACGATGGGAGGAGAACTTCTACCATCACCTCAACTAATGACAATGTGTGGCCTAATAGCTCTTACAATGGGAGTAAGCGTATTCTTACCAAAATTAACAAAGGCCATTCCTGCCACATTAGCAGGTATCGTTCTCTCAACAGTCATTGGCTACTTTCTAAATGAAGCAAATCCAGGACTAGTAAGAACAGTTCTCGACTTTGTTCAAGATCAAGATAAATCAATCACAACGATTGCAGCAGGTCTTCCATCTTTTAGAATTCCATATGTACCATTCACAATGGATGCTTTTACTTTCATTCTTCCATATGCTGTTCTTGCGGCCGCAGTTGGTTTAATTGAGTCCCTTATGACTCTTCAACTTGTTGATGAACTAACTGATACTCGAGGAAAAGGAAATCGTGAATGTATTGGTCAAGGAATTGGAAACTTCGTTAATGGATTCTTTGGCGGAATGGGTGGTTGTGCCATGATTGGGCAATCAATGATTAATATTCGCGGTGGTGGACGAGGTCGTTTCTCAGGAATTACAGCAGCTATTCTTCTCCTACTATTTGTACTCTTTGGTGCCCCTCTAATTGAGATGATTCCACTTGGTGCACTTGTTGGTGTTATGTTTATGGTTGTTATTGGAACATTTGAGTGGTCAAGCTTAAGACTCTTTAAAAAGATTCCGATGTCTGATCTATTTGTTATTATCCTCGTTTCAGTTGTAACGATTCTAACTGACTTAGCAGTGGCGGTTGCTGTTGGTATTATTGTTTCAGCTTTAGTTTTTGCATGGGAACACGGAAAAACAATGCATGCAAAAAGAGAAGATAAAAAAGAAGGAACATTCTATGAATTAGAAGGCCCATTATTCTTCGGTTCAGTAACTTCTTTTAAAGACCTTTTTGAATTTAAAGAAGATAAAGAACACGTCTATATCGATTTTGATAACTCAAAAGTTTGGGATCATTCAGGAATTGAGGCCCTGCAAAATATCACTGAGCGTTATGAGCAAGTTGGAAAAAAACTTCATTTACTTAACTTAAGTAAAGACTGCCAATTGCTATTAGACAAAGCATCAAATATCGTGGAATTATCAGTAATTGATGATTTATCGACACATATTGCTGATGATCGACTAGATGACTAA
- a CDS encoding SWIB/MDM2 domain-containing protein has translation MSEAKGLKKPVKLKTELASMLGETELPRTEITKRLWDYIKEKGLQTKTENGKPENAGKFIVADATLLPIFRNTNSTSKSGKVTDLRNMNEGETINMMQMAAIVGANIEK, from the coding sequence ATGAGTGAAGCAAAAGGATTAAAGAAGCCAGTTAAGTTAAAAACAGAACTAGCATCAATGCTAGGAGAAACTGAACTTCCACGCACAGAGATTACAAAAAGACTTTGGGACTATATCAAGGAAAAAGGTCTTCAAACAAAAACTGAAAATGGAAAGCCTGAAAATGCAGGTAAGTTTATTGTAGCTGACGCTACTCTACTTCCAATTTTTAGAAATACAAACTCAACTTCTAAGTCTGGAAAAGTAACAGATCTTCGTAATATGAATGAAGGTGAGACAATCAACATGATGCAAATGGCTGCGATTGTTGGTGCAAATATCGAAAAGTAA
- a CDS encoding DEAD/DEAH box helicase — MAEFKDLGLSPHILSALEKKGYTQPTEIQEQAITPVLQGRDLIAISQTGSGKTAAFSVPLLHLIKESKRKLNPFHVRALIIVPTRELAMQVEESFKQYGKGLALSTMAIYGGHSRKQQVQKLAKGIQILVATPGRLVDLLEDDYVILDDLKYFVLDEADRMLDMGFKNDLDKVMDKLPSERQSLLFSATMPKPVEEIARRTLVNPHRIEIAPVHARHEGIRQMAYLVEEEMKADFLLKFLKDRHIKSIIVFVKTKSQANKLERYLKENHIKACAIHSDRDQRQRVYNLKEFQKGAMHVLVATDIAARGLDIDGVGYVLNFNLPQQIENYTHRIGRTGRGGRRGIAISYISPQEEGYFNRIQKELGLDIHIKRPTK, encoded by the coding sequence ATGGCAGAATTTAAAGACTTAGGGTTATCCCCACATATTTTATCAGCTCTTGAAAAGAAAGGTTATACACAACCAACTGAAATTCAAGAACAAGCGATTACACCAGTTTTACAAGGGCGTGATCTTATTGCAATCTCACAGACTGGGAGTGGGAAAACTGCTGCTTTTAGTGTTCCGCTACTTCATTTAATCAAAGAAAGTAAGAGAAAGCTTAATCCATTTCATGTAAGGGCCCTTATTATTGTGCCAACACGTGAACTTGCTATGCAGGTAGAAGAAAGCTTTAAGCAATATGGTAAGGGACTTGCCTTATCGACAATGGCCATATACGGCGGACACAGTCGTAAGCAACAAGTTCAAAAGCTTGCTAAAGGAATTCAGATTCTGGTTGCAACACCTGGCCGTCTAGTGGATCTATTAGAAGATGATTATGTTATTCTTGATGATTTAAAATACTTTGTCCTTGATGAAGCAGATCGCATGCTTGATATGGGCTTTAAAAATGATCTTGATAAGGTGATGGACAAACTTCCTAGTGAAAGACAATCGCTTTTATTTTCTGCAACGATGCCAAAGCCTGTTGAAGAAATAGCTCGAAGAACTCTAGTTAACCCTCATCGTATTGAGATTGCACCAGTGCACGCAAGACATGAAGGGATTCGTCAGATGGCCTATCTTGTTGAAGAAGAAATGAAGGCCGACTTTCTTTTAAAGTTTCTTAAAGACCGCCATATTAAAAGTATAATTGTCTTTGTCAAAACAAAGTCTCAGGCAAATAAATTAGAAAGGTATCTTAAAGAGAATCATATTAAGGCCTGTGCAATTCATTCTGATCGCGATCAACGCCAAAGAGTTTATAATTTAAAAGAGTTTCAAAAGGGTGCCATGCACGTTCTTGTGGCAACTGATATTGCAGCAAGAGGTCTTGATATTGATGGTGTAGGGTATGTCTTAAACTTCAACCTACCTCAACAAATCGAAAATTACACACACAGAATCGGAAGAACTGGCCGTGGGGGGAGAAGAGGTATTGCGATCTCTTATATCTCACCGCAAGAAGAAGGCTATTTTAATAGAATCCAAAAAGAACTTGGTCTTGATATCCATATAAAAAGGCCTACAAAGTAG
- a CDS encoding DUF3820 family protein, with product MDIEFNKQHLLKFVQIRMPFGKYQGRLLIDLPDEYLVWFSNKGFPQGELGKLLEELAEIKLNGLEFLFKDLR from the coding sequence ATGGATATTGAATTTAATAAGCAACATCTATTAAAATTTGTCCAAATTCGTATGCCCTTTGGAAAGTATCAAGGTCGCCTTCTTATAGACCTACCTGATGAGTATCTTGTGTGGTTTTCGAATAAAGGCTTTCCACAAGGAGAGCTCGGCAAGCTCTTGGAAGAGCTGGCCGAGATCAAACTTAATGGATTGGAATTTTTATTTAAAGACCTTCGCTAG